The Geobacter sp. AOG2 genome includes a window with the following:
- a CDS encoding ankyrin repeat domain-containing protein, whose translation MESVNAKDRHGHTPLINAAKEGQKDFVQDLLHRGADLTASSDKGKTALHYAAANGHTEIVRMLLEKGADVDVRDREGHTPLMLAAIYGCNKTVQALLDGGANAGLKTPTGNTASRYAENNSHPLASALLKKAERAKHGNA comes from the coding sequence ATGGAAAGTGTGAACGCCAAGGACCGTCACGGACATACCCCTCTGATCAACGCCGCGAAAGAGGGGCAGAAGGATTTTGTTCAGGATCTGCTGCACCGGGGCGCAGACTTGACCGCCAGCAGCGACAAAGGCAAAACGGCCCTCCACTACGCCGCCGCCAACGGCCATACCGAAATCGTCAGGATGCTGCTCGAAAAAGGCGCCGACGTTGACGTCCGGGACCGGGAAGGGCATACTCCCTTGATGCTGGCTGCCATTTACGGCTGTAACAAGACCGTGCAGGCCTTGCTGGACGGCGGCGCTAATGCTGGGCTCAAGACGCCTACCGGCAATACCGCCAGCCGCTATGCCGAGAACAACAGCCATCCCCTGGCTTCGGCGCTGCTCAAGAAGGCCGAACGGGCCAAACACGGCAACGCATAA
- the nuoI gene encoding NADH-quinone oxidoreductase subunit NuoI yields the protein MPILSDIKAILGGFRITLSHMLRRPVTIQYPEEKRTPYPRYRARIVLTRDPDGGERCVACYLCSAACPVDCISMQAAEREDGRRYAAWFRINFSRCIFCGLCAEACPTLAIQMTPDFEICKRDIMDLVYEKEDLLIDGCGKDNSYNFYRHAGIAVTQPRGEGAEEDPPVDARSLIP from the coding sequence ATGCCGATACTCTCCGACATAAAGGCCATCCTGGGCGGCTTCCGCATTACCCTGTCGCACATGCTGCGTCGGCCGGTCACCATCCAGTATCCCGAGGAAAAGCGCACCCCGTACCCGCGTTACCGGGCGCGTATCGTATTGACCCGCGACCCGGACGGTGGCGAGCGTTGCGTAGCCTGCTACCTCTGCTCCGCCGCCTGCCCCGTGGACTGCATCTCCATGCAGGCTGCCGAACGGGAGGATGGCCGCCGCTATGCCGCATGGTTCCGGATCAATTTTTCCCGTTGCATCTTCTGCGGTCTGTGCGCCGAGGCCTGTCCGACCCTAGCCATCCAAATGACTCCTGATTTCGAAATCTGCAAGCGGGACATCATGGACCTGGTCTATGAAAAGGAAGACCTGCTGATCGACGGCTGCGGCAAGGATAATTCCTACAATTTTTACCGCCATGCCGGCATCGCCGTGACCCAACCCCGGGGCGAGGGGGCGGAGGAAGATCCGCCGGTGGATGCTAGGTCGTTGATTCCGTAG
- a CDS encoding NADH-quinone oxidoreductase subunit J: MEQIIFYILAGVAVIGTILAITEKHPVHAILYLVTSLFSIAVIFFLLMAPLVAAFEVILYAGAIMVLFLFVIMMLDLGHPEKGVSPHWRQWLPSLALAGVSIVCLSIAIVSRHGSAAAPPAPALPIREVARCLFRDHGLAVELISLQLLFALVGALYLGRQGAHSPDLRPPSPQGRGVGDEGEPS, translated from the coding sequence ATGGAACAGATCATCTTCTACATACTGGCCGGGGTGGCCGTTATCGGCACGATCCTGGCCATTACCGAGAAACACCCGGTGCATGCCATCCTGTATCTGGTGACTTCCCTGTTTTCCATCGCGGTGATCTTTTTCCTGCTGATGGCGCCCCTGGTGGCGGCCTTTGAGGTGATCCTCTACGCCGGAGCCATCATGGTGCTGTTCCTGTTCGTGATCATGATGCTCGACCTGGGGCACCCGGAAAAGGGGGTGTCACCCCATTGGCGCCAGTGGTTGCCGTCCCTGGCGCTGGCCGGGGTGAGCATCGTCTGCCTGTCGATCGCCATTGTCTCCCGCCACGGTTCCGCAGCCGCGCCGCCAGCGCCGGCCCTGCCGATCCGTGAGGTGGCCCGGTGCCTGTTCCGGGACCACGGTCTGGCGGTGGAGTTGATCTCGCTGCAACTGTTGTTCGCATTGGTAGGGGCCTTGTATCTGGGTAGACAAGGCGCGCACTCACCCGACCTTCGGCCACCTTCTCCCCAAGGGAGAGGGGTTGGGGATGAGGGGGAACCGTCATGA
- the nuoK gene encoding NADH-quinone oxidoreductase subunit NuoK — protein MIVPLEHVLILAGLLFFLGMGGLLAWRANLIMMLVCIEVMLNAVMLVFVGGSARWGTADGQLFAIFIMALTSAEVSLALAMVVYLHRRRKTVDTDRFSEMKG, from the coding sequence ATGATTGTCCCACTCGAACATGTCCTCATCCTGGCCGGCCTGCTCTTCTTCCTGGGTATGGGGGGGCTTCTGGCCTGGCGCGCCAACCTGATCATGATGCTGGTCTGCATCGAGGTCATGCTGAACGCGGTCATGCTGGTCTTCGTGGGGGGATCGGCCCGTTGGGGCACCGCGGACGGCCAACTGTTCGCCATCTTCATCATGGCTCTCACGTCGGCCGAGGTTTCTCTGGCTCTGGCCATGGTGGTCTACCTGCACCGGCGTCGCAAGACCGTGGATACGGACCGGTTCAGCGAGATGAAGGGATAA
- the nuoL gene encoding NADH-quinone oxidoreductase subunit L yields the protein MKLYLALILLLPFMGGLFNALLGRLLPRRMGEVVACGVIWGAFVCTVLAFAGFAGPVRVEFGSWLAAFTFQAPIALYLDQLSLALTLMITFVCGLIHLYSVGYMQDDPAWARYFALLNLFVFAMLTLVLAENLPLLYLGWEGVGFCSYALIGFWYTEEKNATAGRKAFITTRIGDTAFGIAIVWMYHLSGSVSITRLNAMGDVIPAAVVTTLGLLLLAGAAGKSAQLPLSVWLPDAMAGPTPVSAQIHAATMVTAGVYLLARMFPLIGSSETVRAAIALTGGITAFYAATCACCQRDLKRILAYSTISQIGYMVLGVGAGVLTGATFHLLTHAFFKALLFLGAGCVINALHHQQDIFRMGGLRTKLPAVYWPFLAGSLCLAGFPLTGGFFSKDAILGGVAAQGGPLYGGLLLLGLFTALLTSFYTFRMLFVVFHGREEAHSSPLPKIMTLALIPLALLGLCGGLLNLPAYLGYQGGLDGFLGSITGFGGVEQASHADEIALQIVAATLSLAGLGLAWSRYTGNRRAESLAREDAGSPGAGFLLNGWYLDGLYWALVINPFKHLGSFLWKRWDEAGIDGTLNGLARLTARLGGLSAAWSTGRVGTSLFGLAAGICVVLVYLVWVTLS from the coding sequence ATGAAACTCTACCTCGCTCTCATACTACTGTTGCCGTTTATGGGCGGTCTCTTCAACGCACTGCTGGGACGGCTGCTGCCACGCCGCATGGGCGAGGTAGTGGCCTGCGGGGTGATCTGGGGCGCGTTCGTCTGTACCGTTTTGGCCTTTGCCGGTTTTGCGGGCCCGGTCAGGGTGGAGTTCGGCTCCTGGCTGGCCGCCTTCACCTTCCAGGCCCCCATCGCTCTGTATCTGGATCAACTCTCCCTAGCGTTGACGTTGATGATCACCTTTGTCTGCGGTCTGATCCACCTCTATTCCGTTGGCTACATGCAGGATGACCCGGCTTGGGCACGCTACTTCGCCCTGTTGAACCTCTTCGTCTTCGCCATGCTGACGCTGGTGCTGGCCGAGAACCTGCCGCTCCTCTATCTGGGGTGGGAGGGGGTCGGCTTCTGCTCCTACGCCCTGATCGGTTTCTGGTACACGGAGGAGAAGAACGCCACCGCCGGGCGCAAGGCCTTCATCACGACCCGTATCGGCGACACCGCCTTCGGCATCGCCATCGTCTGGATGTACCATCTCTCCGGCTCTGTCTCCATTACCCGCCTGAACGCCATGGGCGACGTCATCCCCGCTGCCGTTGTCACGACCCTCGGACTGCTGCTCTTGGCCGGCGCAGCCGGAAAGTCGGCCCAGTTGCCGCTATCGGTCTGGCTGCCGGACGCCATGGCCGGTCCCACGCCGGTGTCGGCACAGATCCACGCTGCCACCATGGTCACTGCCGGGGTCTACCTGCTGGCGCGCATGTTTCCCCTGATCGGCAGCTCGGAAACGGTGCGGGCGGCCATCGCCCTGACCGGTGGCATCACCGCTTTTTACGCCGCTACCTGCGCCTGCTGCCAGCGCGACCTGAAACGCATCCTGGCCTACTCGACCATCAGCCAGATTGGCTACATGGTGCTCGGAGTGGGAGCGGGAGTCCTGACCGGCGCTACCTTCCACCTGCTGACCCACGCCTTCTTCAAGGCGCTCCTGTTCCTTGGCGCGGGCTGCGTCATCAACGCCCTGCACCACCAGCAGGACATCTTCCGCATGGGAGGGCTCAGGACAAAGCTGCCTGCGGTCTATTGGCCGTTCCTGGCCGGTTCGCTCTGCCTGGCCGGATTTCCACTGACCGGCGGCTTCTTCAGCAAGGATGCCATCCTGGGAGGGGTGGCCGCCCAGGGAGGTCCTCTGTACGGCGGTCTGCTGCTCCTCGGCCTTTTTACGGCGCTGTTGACCTCCTTCTATACTTTCCGCATGCTCTTCGTGGTCTTTCATGGAAGAGAGGAGGCTCATAGTAGCCCCCTCCCGAAAATCATGACCCTCGCCCTCATCCCTTTGGCCCTGCTGGGCCTGTGCGGTGGCCTGCTAAACCTGCCTGCTTATCTGGGCTATCAGGGCGGGCTGGACGGTTTCCTTGGTTCGATCACCGGTTTCGGGGGCGTTGAGCAGGCGTCCCACGCCGATGAGATCGCCCTGCAAATCGTCGCCGCGACCCTCAGTCTGGCGGGCCTGGGCTTGGCCTGGTCCCGTTATACCGGCAACCGCCGTGCCGAATCTCTGGCCCGCGAGGACGCCGGGTCGCCGGGCGCCGGTTTCCTGTTGAACGGCTGGTATCTGGACGGCCTCTACTGGGCGCTTGTTATCAACCCATTCAAGCATCTTGGGAGCTTTCTCTGGAAACGATGGGATGAAGCGGGTATCGACGGCACTCTGAACGGTCTGGCCCGCCTTACCGCACGTCTGGGCGGCTTGTCCGCCGCCTGGAGTACCGGCCGGGTGGGCACCTCCCTGTTTGGTCTCGCGGCCGGGATCTGCGTGGTGCTGGTTTATCTTGTTTGGGTAACACTATCATGA